GCGCCTCGTCCAGGGCATCGTTCACGCTGCGGGAAGTTTGCAATACCCGGGCGATATGGTCGGAAGAACCGGGCGCCTGTTCCGCCAATGCGGCTATAAGCTGCGGATCCACGGAAGCGAACACGGATTGGTCCGCATAGCGGCGGAGTTGCTGGTGGAGCGTGGCCAAGGCTTTCCAGGAATCGCCGAGCCCGGCTGCCACCTCCTGGAGGGCGCAAAAGTCCTCGTGAAATTGGTCGTTCACCCGCTTCTGGAGGCCCTCGTACTGAGCCAGGTACAGCGTGCCGAGCAGATAGGTGGCCGAATGGGCGTCCTGGCCGCGCTTCTTTTCGATATTCTGATAGGACGAAAACACCACGTGGTGGAGCGCTTCGACCTTTTGGAGCTCCTTGCCTGCTTTGTTGAGCTCCTCAATGGCCTTCTTGAGGTAGTCAATCCGCTCGTCGGTCTGCTTTTCGAATAGGGCGATGTTGGTCTGGGCCCGATCGATCGTGGCCCCTTCTTTGTGAATGAGGTCCCGGACGGCTCCGCTATGAATGGCCGAACAGCCGGTGGCCAGGGCCAAGACCGCAAGCGCGCTGACGATGGTGACGGGTCGTTTCGGCATGGCAGTCTCCCTTCTCATGATCGGCCTGCTCAACGAGTCGCCTTGACGGCTTCGGCCAGTTGCCTGATGTCTTCTGGTTTCACGGTCACGTCGATGTCCAGGTATTCCTTGACCGTGGCGTTGATGCGGCGAAGCGCTGCGATGTTGGTCCGGTAGTCGTCATAGGCACCGGTGTCGAGGGGGCGAACTTCGGCCAGGTAACTCTTCTCGACCGAGGCGTCGATCAGCGCGACCAACCCGGGCAAGGCCTGCACGAGACCGCTCATCGTACCGTTCCCTTTTGTGAAGATGGGCTGATTATTCGGGCCGGACCGAGCCGGCAACTCGGCCAACCGCACCTCGTTGATCAGCTTGACGACGTCAGGCCCCAACTCATTGGCGGCTGTTTCCGCGCGGAGCTGCTGCTTCTCGGCCGCGTCGGACGGAAACGGATCGGTGGTGGCCCATTTCAGGGCCAGGCTGAGTTTGAGCCTGGTTTCGATCAGTTTCTGCCAGTGGGCGAACCGGTGGTTCACACTCTCCAGCAGCTCGCGGTATTGCTCCATCAGTTGCGCGTTCTGTTGATAGGCCTGGTCCTTGGCAATCAGGGCCTGTTTCACCTCGGGCGGCGTTGCGCAGCCGGAAAGCAGGCCCAAGAGCAGGCCGGCCGCGAAGAGACGAGTCGATGTCATGGTTATCCCTCCATACCAAGCTTTGCTAGAACCGGCGGCTCTGTTGCGCTTTATCGCAATATGACGGCGCCGGAGAAATCCATCCAGTGGTTCTCTTTGTCTTTTTTCATACCAGCTTTTGGTTGAACCGGCCGCCCAATAGATTGCTCTTGGCGGCCGGAGAAAAACACCTCCAGGGCTTTGGGCCGATAGCTTCGATTGAACCGGCGCGACTGTCCTCTCTGCGCGACCGCCGTCCGATAGGGCAGCCCACTTTGTGGTGGAGTCCTCCCTTCAAGATCAGCAAGGCCTGTGCCAATGGGGCTATGGGCGCGGGATCGGAAATGGCGGAGGAGACGGCTTGGTTCGGCGGTCTGATCACGACGGACAATGACCAAAGCGCTTGCCGCGCTCCGGTCACTGTATCCAATTGGATACCGACCGTATCTTTCTGTACCGGATAACATGAGATTTGGCAGGTGGTCGCCGGCATGATGGAGAAGCGATGTTATGCCGGAGGAAGGGCAGCGTCAATCAAAACTATTGGCGGGAGGATCAGCAGAAGCGGAAGAATGGGCGCCGTCGATGGAACCGGGGTGCAACCAAGGAAAGGCGGGTGAGCCGGCGGTCAGGACTCTTTCGCCGCCTGCCTGAGCGCCTCCACGGTCTTGGATGCGAGACCGGCTTCGCGCAATTCTTCGTCCGATGCCTGCGTGACCGCTTCTGCGCTGCCGAACTGCTCGAGCAGCCGCTTGCGCGTGATCTCGCCGATACCGATGACCTGATCAAGCTTCGACGAGGTCAAAGCCTTGCTGCGGAGCGTCCGGTGGTATTTGACGGCAAAGCGATGGGCTTCGTCCCTGATACGCTGGACCAGATGGGTGGCGGGCGAGGTCGGGTGCAGAATGATCGGGTTCTTGCGGCCAGGGAGGAAGATGCGCTCTTCCTTGTCGCCGCGCGCTTTGGCGAGCCCGATGATCGGTAATCGAGACAGGCCGACCTGCCTGAGCCCGTCGATGGCGGCGGCCAATTGGCCGAGCCCGCCGTCGATCAGGATCAGGTCCGGTTGCGGCAGCTCCTCCGCCTGGCCATACCGGCGCATGACGACTTCTTGAATGCTGGCAAAGTCGTTGGCGCCCTGCACTGTCTTGATCCGGAACTTGCGGTAGTCCGATTTTTTCATCTCGCCCTGCTCCCAGACCACCATCGACCCGACGGACTGGTCGCCGAGGATGTTGGAGATGTCGAACCCTTCGATCCGGTTGGGGATCTCCTCCAGCCGGAGCAATCGCTTCAGCTCGGCGGTGGCCTGCCGGTCGGTTTCCTCATCCCGCAGATGCTCGACCAGGGCCGCCAGCGCGTTTTCTTCCGCCAACTGAACAAGCTGGTGCTTCGTCCCTCGTTCCGGCGCCACGATGCGGACCGTGTCTCCTTTTTTCTCGGAGAGCCAGGTCTCAAAGAGGGCGGCCTCCGGCAGGGGGCAGGGAATCAGCAGCTCCTTGGGAGGCTGGCCGTCCTTGTTGTAGAACTGCTCGATGGTCGAGACCACCAGCTCTTCATCGGGCGTGTTGGCGCCGGTCGGCCAGTAAAAGTCCTTGCGGCCGATCAGCAGGCCTCCCCGCACGAAGAGCAGTTGCAGGTCCACCGCCGCGCCGCGCCGCGCCAGTCCGATCACGTCCTGATCCACGGAGGCGATTTGGGTGATTCGTTGCTTCTCCAGCGTCCGTTGAATCTTCAACAGCCGGTCGCGGAGCCTGGCGGCCTCCTCGAATTCCTCCCGCTCGGCTGCCGCCTCCATCTGAGCCCGCAGGTCGTCCAGGAGTTCGCGGTCCCGGCCTTCCAGAAACTGCCGGACCTGCTTCACGATCTTGTGATAGTCCTCTTTGGTCTGGTTGCCCGTGCAGGGCGCCATGCAACGTTTGATCTCGAACTCGATGCAGGCCCGCTCTGCGGTTCCGTCGATGTCGATCTTGCAGGTCGCCAGCGGAAAGGCCCGCTTGATGATTTTCAAGGTTTCGCGGAGCGCCCCGGCGGGCGTGTAGGGGCCGTAATAGAGCGCGCCGTCCTTCTGGACGCGACGGACGATCGAGAAGCGCGGAAAGTCCTCTTTGATCGGCAACCGCAGGTAGGGGTACTGTTTGTCGTCGCGCAGGACGACGTTGAAGCGC
The DNA window shown above is from Nitrospira tepida and carries:
- the uvrC gene encoding excinuclease ABC subunit UvrC; protein product: MTTDVLQSKLDHLPAQPGVYLFKNARGDILYIGKAAVLAHRVRSYFQRSGDHNPKTALLVDQVADLETIVTRSELEALILESNLIKRHRPRFNVVLRDDKQYPYLRLPIKEDFPRFSIVRRVQKDGALYYGPYTPAGALRETLKIIKRAFPLATCKIDIDGTAERACIEFEIKRCMAPCTGNQTKEDYHKIVKQVRQFLEGRDRELLDDLRAQMEAAAEREEFEEAARLRDRLLKIQRTLEKQRITQIASVDQDVIGLARRGAAVDLQLLFVRGGLLIGRKDFYWPTGANTPDEELVVSTIEQFYNKDGQPPKELLIPCPLPEAALFETWLSEKKGDTVRIVAPERGTKHQLVQLAEENALAALVEHLRDEETDRQATAELKRLLRLEEIPNRIEGFDISNILGDQSVGSMVVWEQGEMKKSDYRKFRIKTVQGANDFASIQEVVMRRYGQAEELPQPDLILIDGGLGQLAAAIDGLRQVGLSRLPIIGLAKARGDKEERIFLPGRKNPIILHPTSPATHLVQRIRDEAHRFAVKYHRTLRSKALTSSKLDQVIGIGEITRKRLLEQFGSAEAVTQASDEELREAGLASKTVEALRQAAKES